Proteins co-encoded in one Amaranthus tricolor cultivar Red isolate AtriRed21 chromosome 7, ASM2621246v1, whole genome shotgun sequence genomic window:
- the LOC130818363 gene encoding beta-1,2-xylosyltransferase-like encodes MAKFIKKITITIFLLLFLNFSFFSFTYYHHHPSSLYSFPFPHHPLLLNLPHNTFQIILSTSSKPWPSLPSHLPWHPPSNSIFSCEGFFGNGFSKTSTLYSRPNSNSKSNNSWFECHCSETLRSSICEGGWVLMDPNKIQMSNGGERIEEVIGRSDDDELPNFEKGAFRLRRKGVGKKNAFSKEFIDEFVHQGEISKHTMRELFQSMEVVDDENDFHCSKWIDEPTLLLTRFEYANVFHTYTDWYSAYVSSRVTGLPTRPNVVFVDGHSKTQLEETWEALFSSIRFAKNFTGPVCFRHAVFAPLGYETPWFKGLNQHIDCQGASATALWVKPDDHKTARLSEFGEMIKAAFDFPVKTTRNSKSSEYNVLFVRREDYLAHPRHGGKVESRLSNEQEVFDSLKAWASNYSKCNINVINGLFGHLPMREQIRAIEDASVIIGAHGAGLTHVVSALPETVILEIISSQFRRPHFQLISQWKGLEYHAINLPGSSANPTTVIERLKRIMRSIGC; translated from the exons ATGGCGAAGTTCATTAAAAAAATCACCATTACAATCTTCCTTCTCCTCTTCCTCAACTTCTCCTTCTTCTCCTTCACTTACTATCATCATCACCCTTCTTCTCTCTATTCCTTCCCTTTCCCTCATCACCCTCTTCTTCTCAATCTGCCTCACAATACCTTTCAGATAATTCTATCAACCTCTTCAAAACCATGGCCAAGTCTTCCTTCTCACCTCCCCTGGCATCCACCTTCAAACTCCATCTTCTCTTGTGAAGGGTTTTTCGGAAATGGGTTCTCAAAAACATCAACATTGTACTCTCGTcctaattcaaattcaaaatcgaATAATTCATGGTTTGAATGTCACTGTAGTGAGACACTTCGGAGCTCCATTTGTGAAGGTGGATGGGTTTTGATGGATCCGAATAAGATTCAGATGTCCAATGGTGGTGAAAGGATTGAAGAGGTTATTGGAAGGTCTGATGATGATGAGCTTCCCAATTTTGAAAAGGGTGCTTTTCGATTGAGACGAAAGGGAGTTGGGAAGAAAAATGCTTTTTCAAAGGAGTTTATTGATGAATTTGTTCATCAAGGGGAGATTTCGAAGCATACAATGCGAGAATTGTTTCAATCTATGGAAGTTGTTGATGACGAAAATGATTTTCATTGTTCTAAG TGGATTGACGAGCCAACATTGCTGCTGACGCGGTTTGAGTATGCTAATGTTTTCCACACATATACAGATTGGTATAGTGCATACGTTAGCTCTAGAGTAACCGGCTTGCCAACACGGCCTAATGTGGTTTTTGTTGATGGCCACAGCAAG ACACAATTGGAAGAAACATGGGAGGCGCTTTTTTCAAGCATTAGATTTGCTAAAAACTTCACAGGTCCAGTCTGCTTTCGCCATGCTGTCTTTGCACCTTTGGGATATGAGACACCCTGGTTCAAAGGTCTCAATCAACATATAGATTGTCAAGGGGCTTCTGCAACAGCCCTGTGGGTAAAACCCGATGATCACAAAACTGCACGACTATCTGAGTTTGGTGAGATGATAAAGGCCGCTTTTGATTTTCCTGTTAAAACAACCAGAAACTCGAAATCGtctgaatataatgtacttttTGTGCGGCGTGAAGACTATTTGGCACATCCACGTCATGGTGGTAAAGTTGAATCCAGGCTCAGTAATGAACAAGAAGTGTTTGATTCTCTGAAAGCATGGGCTTCTAATTACTCCAAATGCAATATAAATGTCATAAATGGTTTGTTTGGTCACTTACCTATGAGGGAACAAATTCGAGCCATCGAGGATGCATCGGTGATTATTGGAGCTCATGGGGCGGGTCTTACTCATGTGGTGTCAGCATTACCTGAAACTGTGATTCTTGAAATTATTAGTAGCCAGTTTCGGCGCCCTCATTTCCAATTGATCTCCCAATGGAAAGGTTTGGAATATCATGCCATTAATTTACCGGGCTCTTCTGCTAATCCAACAACGGTCATTGAACGGCTTAAAAGGATTATGAGAAGCATTGGATGCTGA